The Streptococcus viridans genome contains the following window.
ACAACGAGTAGATATGTAGATGGTTTTGAGATGACTCGAAATGAAATAGAAGCGTCATTGAACACAAACTATGATTATCAAATTTATAGAGTCTATGATCTTCAGGTTAAAACAAAAGACTGTAAAATTAAAATATATAAGGTGCCTGTAGATGATGAGAAGTTTATACTTGAAACAACGAAGGTAGTAGTGTTTCAAAAATAGCAGTTTTAAGTGATTGTGTATAGAGCCATTTTAGGTTTTGTCATTGTTTTAATATTTAAATTGAAATAGTATCATAGACTGCTAATTTAAAAGATAGGGATAATATAATGAATTTTTTCAAAAAAACTTTTATAACTCAACCAATGTTACCAAATTTCTTTTTAACAATATGTGTCAATGGTATTGTAATATACATAACATTAATGTTAATGTCATTATTATTATTTAAATTTTTGATATATAACAATATAGAGTTGGTCATGGCGACTATGATCAACCTAGTTCTTATGATTAATCTAGTCCTTTTCCTTTTCTTTTATTTTATTCGTGTCAATGCTCAAACGGATAGGGAAGAGCTTGGAAACATATTTCAACAGTTAAAAAGACCCGCCATAATCTTTTCAAAAAAGAAGTTTATAAATATTTTAATTTGTTTTCTATATTATATATCAATTGGACTGTTAATTGTAGAGGATTTCAAAGTAATAAATAATAACTTACATTTAATAGAAATTTTTATATTGAACGTAGAAACAATAGTAACTATTATAATTGGACTTTTAATTTGTTCAGTTCTTTTATTTCTATTTCGATTTGTATATCAATTTATTGGAATTTCTCCATGGATAGTGATTGGCTTTTCTTCAATATTAATAATTTTCAGTTCATTAATCGGTATAGAAAACTCACCTTTGGGTTGGACATTTTTAATGTTAATATTTGGAACGATTACGACTCAATTTACAAGTATAGATATAAAATATTTTTTTCCAGAA
Protein-coding sequences here:
- a CDS encoding DUF3883 domain-containing protein; translation: MESAQQEGLATPVHLSIEEGDGLGYDIRYWDKDGKEIHVEVKTTTSRYVDGFEMTRNEIEASLNTNYDYQIYRVYDLQVKTKDCKIKIYKVPVDDEKFILETTKVVVFQK